GCTGCAGCCCTTCGACCTCGAGTGCGCCGGCGACCTCGCGAGTGCACTGCGGCGGCTCAAAGCAGGCGAGTTCGATGCGGTGCTGCTGGATCTGTCACTGCCAGACAGCGAGGGTATCGAGACGTTTACCAAGGCGCACGCCGAAGCCCACGAGGTGCCGATCGTCATCCTCACCGGCCTCGATGACGAGGAAACGGCAGTGCAAGCGGTTGGGGCGGGAGCGCAGGACTATCTGGTGAAAGGGCAAGTGCAGGGGCCGCTGCTGGTCCGCGCCTTGCGGTATGCCGTCGAGCGCCAGCGCGCGGCGGATGAGATCCGCAGACTCAACGCCGAGCTCGAACGGCAGGTGCGGGAGCGGACGGCGGAATTCGAAGCCGCCAACCGCGAACTGGCAGACTTCTGCTATTCCGTGTCGCACGACCTGCGTGCCCCCCTGCGGGCCATCAACGGCTTCGGGGCGCTGTTACTGAAGGACTACGCCGGGCAGTTCGATGCGCGAGGGCAACACTATCTGCAACGGATGCGGGAGAGTGCCACGGCCATGGCGCAGCTGATCGACGACTTGCTCAGCCTTGCGCGGCTGGCGCGCGCCGAGATGCGGTGGCAGG
This portion of the Candidatus Binatia bacterium genome encodes:
- a CDS encoding response regulator, with translation MTIPTLHVLLVEDSRSDAHLIRALLRKSKLQPFDLECAGDLASALRRLKAGEFDAVLLDLSLPDSEGIETFTKAHAEAHEVPIVILTGLDDEETAVQAVGAGAQDYLVKGQVQGPLLVRALRYAVERQRAADEIRRLNAELERQVRERTAEFEAANRELADFCYSVSHDLRAPLRAINGFGALLLKDYAGQFDARGQHYLQRMRESATAMAQLIDDLLSLARLARAEMRWQEVDLSALAQAAAAELRAPHSSRSVEFVIAPGVRGRGDAHLLRVVLDNLLGNAWKYTSKHATVRIEFGCTEMDGQPVYFVRDDGAGFEMAYTNKLFGAFQRLHSTEEFEGTGIGLATVQRVIQRHGGRV